One genomic region from Clarias gariepinus isolate MV-2021 ecotype Netherlands chromosome 22, CGAR_prim_01v2, whole genome shotgun sequence encodes:
- the LOC128509927 gene encoding chemokine XC receptor 1-like: MDPEAIYFDYQDPATLTDEVCRKERVAEIGSIVIPLFFGIVVILSLCGNSLVLAILAYYENLKSLTNIFILNLAISDLLFTVGLPFWACYHIWGWTLGEPACQAVCFIFYAGFYSSIVFLVLMTIQRYIAVVHPLSDWERGQRLALVPYLAWAFSIAAALPAPFYSSLMADPANPSQLYCEYNSTEAELALTYEQNGFFVLTFAIMGFCYVNILRTIFRARTNKRHRTIRLIFTIVVVFYLGWAPYNLVIFLQTFTYLKVEFFTDCDVTKHLDYAEYVCKLLAFSHCCLNPVFYVFVGVKFRNYLKEILQKIFQRPPITSAPQTRTAQAQSMGSLY, from the exons ATGGATCCTGAAG cAATTTACTTTGACTACCAGGATCCCGCTACTCTTACAGATGAGGTGTGTCGAAAGGAACGAGTGGCCGAAATTGGATCCATCGTTATCCCGTTATTCTTCGGCATTGTGGTTATCCTCAGTCTCTGTGGTAACAGTTTGGTTCTGGCGATTCTTGCATATTATGAGAATCTCAAATCGTTGACCAACATCTTCATTCTCAACCTGGCGATATCGGACCTGCTGTTCACTGTCGGATTGCCGTTCTGGGCTTGTTACCACATCTGGGGTTGGACTCTCGGAGAACCAGCGTGCCAAGCCGTCTGCTTCATCTTCTACGCCGGGTTTTACAGCAGCATCGTGTTCCTGGTGCTGATGACCATTCAGCGCTACATAGCTGTAGTGCATCCTCTCTCAGACTGGGAAAGAGGACAGAGGTTGGCACTAGTCCCCTATCTCGCCTGGGCATTCAGCATCGCGGCGGCTTTGCCGGCTCCATTCTACAGCTCTTTAATGGCTGACCCAGCAAACCCTTCCCAACTCTACTGTGAGTATAATTCCACCGAGGCGGAACTCGCGCTCACGTACGAACAGAACGGCTTTTTCGTCCTCACCTTTGCGATTATGGGTTTCTGTTACGTGAACATTCTCCGGACTATCTTCAGGGCGAGAACGAACAAGAGACACCGGACTATCCGACTCATCTTCACGATCGTAGTCGTCTTCTATCTCGGCTGGGCTCCTTACAACCTGGTGATTTTTTTACAAACCTTCACCTATCTCAAGGTCGAGTTTTTCACAGACTGCGATGTCACGAAGCATCTGGACTACGCCGAATACGTCTGTAAGCTGTTGGCGTTTTCACACTGCTGCCTTAATCCCGTGTTTTATGTTTTCGTCGGGGTGAAATTCAGGAATTATCTAAAGGAGATCCTGCAGAAAATTTTTCAAAGGCCACCCATCACGAGTGCGCCCCAAACACGAACCGCTCAAGCACAGTCAATGGGCTCCTTGTACTGA